The sequence below is a genomic window from Rhizobium gallicum bv. gallicum R602sp.
GCATGGTCATCCCGCCACCGCGGGGTGACCACTCGCCGTCGGTAATCAAAGAGGGGACAGTGTCTTGAGCTACCATTTCGAATTCGGTTGGCTGCTTCAATATTACCCGCAGATCGTCAAGGGAATCGTGATCACCATCGAGCTGATCTCGATTGGCGGCGTGCTCGGCATTTTGCTCGGCACCTTCTGTGCCTGGGTGCGCGCGCTCGGCCCGGCCTGGCTGAAGCCCGTCGTTGCGGCCTATGTCGAGCTGATCCGCAATACGCCGTTCCTGATCCAGCTCTTCTTCATCTTCTTCGGCCTGCCGTCGCTCGGTCTGCAGCTTTCTGAGCTGACGGCCGCCAATCTTGCCATGATCGTCAACCTCGGGGCCTATAGCTGCGAGATCATCCGCGCCGGCATCCAGGCGACGCCGAAGGGACAGTTCGAGGCGGGCGCAAGTCTTGCCATGACGCCTTTCGAAACCTTTCGACATGTCGTTCTCGTGCCGTCGCTCCAGCGCATCTGGCCGGCACTCTCCTCGCAGGTGGTGATCGTCATGCTCGGCTCCTCCGTCGTGTCGCAGATCGCCGCCGAGGACCTGACCTTTGCCGCCAACTTCATCCAGTCGCGAACCTTCCGCGCCTTCGAAGCCTACATCGTCTCGACGGCCCTCTATCTGGCGCTGGCGATCCTGCTCCGGCAGCTTTTGATGGTGGCCGGCGGGTTCATCTTCCCGAGGAGACTTGTCCGATGATAGAGTTCACGCTCTGGGATATCCTGCGTAACCTGCTGCTCGCCACGCGTTGGACGGTTCTGCTCTCGCTCGTTTCCTTCATCGGGGGCGGCACGGTCGGGCTCGGCCTGCTCTTCCTGCGCATCAGCAAGCGGAAGTCGCTGCGGGCGCTTGCAAAATACTACATCGAGCTTTTTCAAGGCACGCCGCTCCTAATGCAGCTCTTCATCGCCTTCTTCGGTCTCGGCCTTTTCGGCATCGACGTGCCGGCATGGCTTGCCGCCGGCCTGGCATTGATCCTGTGGGCCGCCGCCTTCCTCGCCGAAATCTGGCGCGGCTGCGTCGAAGCGGTTGCGAAAGGCCAATGGGAAGCCTCCTCCAGCCTCGGCATGGGCAGGCTGCAGCAGATGCGCTACGTCATCCTACCGCAGGCGCTGAGGGTCGCCGTGCCGCCGACGGTCGGCTTCTCCGTCCAGGTCGTCAAGGGAACGGCGCTCACCTCGATCATAGGCTTCGTCGAACTATCGAAGGCAGGCACCGTCGTCACCAACGCCACCTTCCAGCCCTTCACTGTCTACGGGCTCGTCGCTCTTATCTATTTTGCGCTTTGCTGGCCTCTGTCGAAGAGCAGCCAGATCCTCGAAAGGAAGCTCAATGTCGCTCATCGAAATCACTGAAGTCCGCAAGAGCTATGGCACGAACGAGGTGCTGAAGGGCATCAACCTGGATGTGGAGCCGGGCGAGGTCATTGCCGTCATCGGCAAGAGCGGCTCGGGAAAATCAACGCTGCTGCGCTGCATCAACGGCCTCGAGACCATCACCCGAGGATCGATCTCGGTGGCCGGCGCCCAGCTTCTGGACGACGAATTGCATCTGAAGGCGCTCAGGTTGAAGGTCGGCATGATCTTCCAGCAGTTCAATCTCTTCCCTCACCTGACGGCCGGCGGCAATGTCATGCTGTCGCAGTCGGTCGTCAAGAAGACGCCGAAGGCAGAGGCTGAAGCGGTCGCCCGCAAGATGCTCGATCGCGTCGGTCTCGGTCACAAGTTCGACGCCTATCCCGACGAGCTTTCCGGCGGCCAGCAGCAGCGTGTCGCGATTGCCCGGGCGCTTGCCATGCAGCCGATCGCGCTGCTGTGCGACGAGATCACCTCCGCCCTCGACCCGGAACTCGTCGCCGAGGTTCTGGCTGTCGTGCGGGAGCTTGCCTCCGAGGGCATGACATTGCTGATGGTGACGCACGAGATGAAATTCGCCCGCGACGTCTGCAGCCGCGTCGTCTTCATGCACCAGGGCCGCGTCCACGAAATCGGCCCGCCGGAAGAAGTCTTCGCCAACCCGAAAACCGCCGAACTCAAGCAGTTCCTCGGCGTGCATTAGGGGGCGTTCGCGTGTGCTATCCCGCCGCATCAGGGAAAGCCGCGAAAGCCAAGCGTCTTTCCGCTGTTGCCAATGCGGCTTGCGCACCCATGCCGACCACAATGCTGCAATCAACATCCTGCGTCGGGACACGGCGTCTATGATCGTGGAGGAAGGGCAGCGGCTCTGCGTTGAAGCGATAACGATCGGCGGAGCTTCGCTCTGAACAAGTCGGCATAACGCTTGGGATAACGCATGCCTGCAATCGCTTCGGCTCTCGGCAGGCAACGAGAGCCGGTCGAGCCTTCCGAGCAACCGGGCGCCTTCAGGTTTTGAAGCGCGCCGCCTCTTCAGACCCACGCGTCGCGTCTCCGGCGCTGTAAGAGTGAGCACCGGCGCCGGCAAGTTTGCCGCCATCGACGATCAGATATTCCTCGCGGATCGGCTTGCCTTCGAACCAGCATTCGAGAATTTCCCGCGTGCCAGCGGCGTAGCGCGCCTGGGCGGAGAGCGACGAGCCGGAAATATGCGGCGTCATACCGTGATGCGGCATCGACCGCCAAGGATGGTCCTTCGGTGCGGGCTGCGGGAACCACACGTCGCCGGCATAACCGGCAAGCTGCCCGCTCTCGAGCGCCCGCGCGACGGCATCGCGATTGCAGATCTTGCCGCGCGCCGTGTTCACCAGGTAGGCGCCGCGTTTCATCTTGGCGATCATCGCTTCGTCGAAGAGGTTTTCCGTCTCCGGATGCAGCGGCGCGTTGATCGTGACGACATCGCAGACGGGCACCATCTCAGTTGGCGTCTTGTGGAAGGTAACGCCGAGCTCCTTCTCGACTGCATCGGGAAGCCGGTGGCGGTCGGTATAGTGCAGCTTGACGTCGAACGGTTTCAGCCGTCGAAGCAC
It includes:
- a CDS encoding amino acid ABC transporter permease, whose protein sequence is MSYHFEFGWLLQYYPQIVKGIVITIELISIGGVLGILLGTFCAWVRALGPAWLKPVVAAYVELIRNTPFLIQLFFIFFGLPSLGLQLSELTAANLAMIVNLGAYSCEIIRAGIQATPKGQFEAGASLAMTPFETFRHVVLVPSLQRIWPALSSQVVIVMLGSSVVSQIAAEDLTFAANFIQSRTFRAFEAYIVSTALYLALAILLRQLLMVAGGFIFPRRLVR
- a CDS encoding amino acid ABC transporter permease, with protein sequence MIEFTLWDILRNLLLATRWTVLLSLVSFIGGGTVGLGLLFLRISKRKSLRALAKYYIELFQGTPLLMQLFIAFFGLGLFGIDVPAWLAAGLALILWAAAFLAEIWRGCVEAVAKGQWEASSSLGMGRLQQMRYVILPQALRVAVPPTVGFSVQVVKGTALTSIIGFVELSKAGTVVTNATFQPFTVYGLVALIYFALCWPLSKSSQILERKLNVAHRNH
- a CDS encoding amino acid ABC transporter ATP-binding protein, which gives rise to MSLIEITEVRKSYGTNEVLKGINLDVEPGEVIAVIGKSGSGKSTLLRCINGLETITRGSISVAGAQLLDDELHLKALRLKVGMIFQQFNLFPHLTAGGNVMLSQSVVKKTPKAEAEAVARKMLDRVGLGHKFDAYPDELSGGQQQRVAIARALAMQPIALLCDEITSALDPELVAEVLAVVRELASEGMTLLMVTHEMKFARDVCSRVVFMHQGRVHEIGPPEEVFANPKTAELKQFLGVH
- a CDS encoding zinc ribbon domain-containing protein; translation: MLSRRIRESRESQASFRCCQCGLRTHADHNAAINILRRDTASMIVEEGQRLCVEAITIGGASL